In Tessaracoccus sp. MC1865, the DNA window CACCGGCTGCTGGGCGTCCGTGCCGGCCGGGGTCGACGCGTCGGAGTCCGCGCTGGGGTCGGCGGAAGCGGACTGGGTGGTGGGGTCGGCCGACGCCGACTCGGTGCCTGTCTCGGCGGTGGTGGTGGTGTCCGTTGCGGGGGCTTCGACGGAGGCGCCGGGCGTCGTCGACTCCCCTGGGGTGCCGGAACATGCGGCGAGCCCGAGGGCTGCCATGGCGGCGATGATGGAGGTGCCGATTCTGTGATTCATGATCTTTCCTTTCGGCGGATCTCGGTGCTCCTCATGCAGGAGCCGTAGTCGGAGCATAACTTTCACCCGGTGCACACCGACCTGACGCGGCGAGGCCAGCCGCCGCCGTCCGATCCCCCGCTAAGCGACGGCTGGGACGTAACTCAGGCGCAGCACGTCGTCGTCGACCTGCTCGAAAGCCGCCAGGCGCAGCCGCGGACGGGGCCTGGCGAAGAACGGATCCCCGCCGCCCAACACCACCGGGTGGAGGTAGGTCCGGTACTCGTCGATCAGGCCGAGCTCCGTCAGGCTCTGGGCCAAGCGCGGCCCCGCCACGGCGATCTCGCCGTCGTGCTCGGCCTTCAACCGGCGCACCGCCTCCGCCAGATCGCCGGTCACCAATGAGGCGTGGGGCCCAACCTCCTTCAGGCTGCGCGAGACGACCCACTTCGGCTGCCGGCGGTGGGCGACGGCGAACTCCCGCTCGGCGTCGTCCCACTCGGCCCGGTCGTCGTCCCAGTAGCGCATCAACTCGTAGACGCGCCGCCCGTAGAGCGAGCCCGTCTGCGTCCGCGCCTCCTCGATGAAGCGCCGGAACAGCGTGGGGCCGGGCGCGAACTTGTCGTGATCGACGTACCCATCAAGGCTCTGGTTCATGCTGAAGACGAGCGTGGCCATGGCCACTCCTTTCCCCGGCGCCGGACACCGCTCAACGGTCGGGCGCGATTCAACCGAGACCCTTTCGAGGCTACCCGCCCGGATGCTGAGCCGTTCAGAAGGTGCCCAGCTTGCGAAGAGGTGGAAGGATAGGGGAGTGACTGCAATCTGGGCCCATCGCGGCGCGTCGGCATACGCTCCGGAGAACACGCTGCCTGCGTTCGAGCTCGCCCTCAAGATGGGTGCCGACGGCCTGGAACTCGACGTCCAGCGCACCGCGGACGGGCAGCTCGTCGTCGTCCATGACGAGGCGATCAACCGCACCTCCAACGGCTTCGGCAAGGTTGTGGACCAGACGCTGGAGGAACTGCGCGGCGCGGACTTCTCGCACGGTTTCCCCGGCCGTCGCAACACCAAGATCCCGCTCCTGCGCGACGTGCTGGAGCTGGTCAGGGGCACCGACGCGACGGTCAACCTTGAACTCAAGAACAGCGTCGAGCTGTACCCGGGGCTCGAGGACGACGTGCTCGCCGCCGTCACGGATGCAGGGATGCTGGACCAGACGCTGTTCTCGTCGTTCAACCACTACAGCTTGGCCAACCTGCGCGGACGGGTGTCGCCGGAGCACCTCGGCCTGCTGTTCTCGGACGGCCTCTACGAGCCGTGGGAGTACGCCAAGCGGTTCGGCGCCGGCAACGTGCACCCGCACTACCTGGCGCTGCGCCACCCGGATTTCGTGTGGTTGTGCCACGAGAAGGGCATCAAGGTCAATGCCTGGACGGTGAACAACGACGAAGACGCCCTGCGTCTGAAGCGCATCGGCGTGGACGCGATCATCACGAACTTCCCCGACAGGCTGGGCGAGACCGTCCGTCGCGGCTACCTCTGAGCCAGACCGCTGAGCCAGACCGCCGACGGCGCGAGCCGCCCCGCGCGCTCGGGCCGACGTCGCCGAGCCGCGCTCGATAGGGTGGGCGCATGAGCAACCCGTTCCGCCCAGAGCTGTGGACCCCCGTCGAGGGCTTCGAGTTCACCGACATCACGTACCACCGCGCCAAGGACGTGCCCGCCGTGCGGATCGCGTTCGACCGGCCGGAGGTGCGCAACGCGTTCCGCCCGCACACCGTCGACGAGCTGTACCAGGCGCTCGAGCACGCCCGCACCTCCTCCGACATCGGCTGCGTGCTGCTGACCGGCAACGGGCCGTCCGAGAAGGACGGCGGCTGGGCGTTCTGCTCCGGCGGGGATCAGCGCATCCGCGGCCGCGCCGGCTACCAGTACGCGGAGGGCGAGACGGCGGAATCCGTCGACGCCGCCAAGCTCGGCCGCCTGCACATCCTCGAATGCCAGCGCCTGATCCGCTTCATGCCGAAGGTCGTCATCGCCCTGGTCAACGGGTGGGCTGCCGGCGGCGGCCATTCGCTGCACGTCGTCTCAGACCTGACGCTGGCGTCGCGCGAACACGCCAAGTTCAAGCAGACCGACGCCGACGTCGGCTCGTTCGACGCGGGCTACGGCTCGGCCTATCTAGCCCGCCAGGTGGGGCAGAAGTTCGCCCGCGAGATCTTCTTCCTCGGCGACGTCCACGACGCCGAGGACGCCCACCGCATGGGCATGGTCAACCGGGTGGTGCCGCACGCCGAACTCGAGGACGTCGGCCTGGAATGGGCCGCCAAGATCTGCGGCAAGTCACCCACCGCGCAGCGCATGCTCAAGTACGCCTTCAACGCCATCGACGACGGGCTGGTCGGCCAGCAGATCTTCGCGGGCGAGACCACCCGGCTGGCCTACATGACCGACGAGGCCGTGGAGGGCCGCGACTCCTTCCTGGAGAAGCGCAGGCCGGACTGGTCGAAGTTCCCCTATTACTACTGAGCCATCGCGGCAGCGCAAGGCACGCACCCGCGTCTGACAAGCGACGACTCCCCGCGGAACCGCCGAAAAGTAGTACGTCTGACCTCTCGCCGAGGACCCCTGGATCGACCCCGCGCTCAGTAGGGTGACCGGGTAGACCTACCGTGTGGAAGTGAGGGTCGATGGCGATCCTGGAGCCCTCCTCAGTTGCCAGCCTCAGAGCCGCCCTCGCCGCCGGCGCGGGGTTCAACCTGCTGCTGTTCCACGGCCACGTGCCGGAACAGCCAGGCCAGGTCGACAACGGCTGCCTCAGCGAGCACTATCCCGCGCCCTTCGAGTCCGACGGCGAGCTCTTCCGCACCGTCGAGCACTACCTCGCCTGGCGCAAGGCGACCCTCTTCGGCGACACCCATTCCGCACAGCGCGTGCTGAGGGCAGAGTCGCCGACGACGGCCCGGGCGATCGGGCGCACCGTCCGGCCGTTCAACGACGAGGTGTGGAAGTCGCACCGCTTCGAGGTGGCGGTGGCCGCCAACGTGGCCAAGTTCGCCGCGGATCCGCAGTTGGCCGACCACCTGAGGTCCACCGGGCACGCGGTGCTGGTCAACGCCACGCCCATCGACAGGGTGTGGGGCATCGGCCTGTCGGCCGATGACCCCGCCGCCCAGGACCCCACCCGCTGGCCGGGCCTCAACATCCAGGGCTTCGCCCTCATGGAGGCCCGCCGCCGGCTGCTCAGCTGAGGTGGGAGACGACCTCCCAGGTGGGGTCGTTGGCCACCTCCACCGGTAGGGCGAGCGCGGTGGCGAGATCGAGCAGCCGCTGCGTCGCCTCCGTGTCGGGCCGGACGTAGGAGTACCACGTGCGCAGGCTGTTGAGGGTTTCGACGGCGACCAGTTCGCCGTCGGCCCCGATGCTCTCGTTGATCATCTCCTCGACCTCGTCGGCCGCCGGGCCCCGCAGGTCTTCGAGCCGGAGCCGGATGGTGACGACCTTCTCCAACAGCGGTTCCCGCGCCACGCACAGCGGCACCCTGATGCGCGCGTGGAGCTCCTTGCCGTCGTAGCGGGTGCCCTGCACCGTGGTCCACGGGCTGACGTCGGGGAGCTCGACGAACCGGGTGCGCACGTCGTCGACGAAGCGCCGCAGCGTGACGAGGTCGACAGGGTCCTCCGGCGGGCTGTCCAGGGCCTCGAGCCCACCCACCCAGCACTGCACATGCTCCTCGCCCAACGCGACGTCCACCATGGCAGCGGCCAGCGACGCCCGCTGCTCGGCGGTGAAGGGCTCGAACAACGGGTGCCACACGCCGACGTCGACCCGGCGCGCCATGTCGCGGTAGGTGATCTGGGTGTCCGCCAACTCGAGGGCGAGCCCGTCGATGTCGAAGGTCACGGCCATCGGCTCCGGTGAGCGCTTGATGAAGTTCGAGTAGGACCAGTGCCGGTCCGGCGCTGGGGCGCCGTCACGGACCCGGCGGGCCAGCGCCATCAGCCACGGCTGCCCATGGGCAGAGATGGTGAGGGTGCGACGGCTGCGCCCCGCGTTGTCGTCGATGCGGTAGCCGAGGCGCGAGTCGACGGCGTCGAGCTGCTCGGCGAGCAGCGGCCCGTAGGTGCGGACCGCAGCCTCCTCGGCGCCGGTGTCCAGCAGCGACCCCAACGCGGCTGAATGCCGCCCCCACCACTGCCAGAACGCGTCGATCCGCTGTGCCTCGTCCATGACCCGAGCCTAGGGCGAGTCGTCAGCCCGCGTAGCTGTAGATCAGCACCGAGTACGGGGCGATGGTGAGCGTGGCGCTGGCGCCGAACCCGTCCTGGCCCTCGTCGTTGCTGTGCAGGTCGTCCGACGGGTGGTCTCCGAAGTCGTCGGAGTACAGGGTGGCGTCGGAATTGAGCTTCAACTCCCACCTGCCGCCTGACGGCAGCCCGATGCGGTAGTCGTCGCGCACCTCGCCGGAGAAGTTCGCCACCACCACGACGTCGTCGCCGATGCCGTGGTCGTACCAGCGCTGGAACGCGATGACCTTCGCGTCATCATTGCGATGGAAGACGTTGATGCCCTGGCCCTGCAGCCCCTGCGACTCGCCGAACAGGTTGCGCCGCAGCGTGATGAGGTCCGCGTAGAGCTGCACGATGCCGTGGTGCTCGCGCTTCAGATGCCAGTCGAGCGGCACGTCGTCGCGGAACCAGTCGCCCTGGAGGAACTCCTGGCCCTGGAACAGCATGGGGATGCCCGGCGCGGTCATCACGAGCGCGGCGCCCAGCGTGGAGCGCTTCTGCGCGAACCAGCCCTGCTGGTCGCCGGGCTGGACCTCCGCCACGACCCTCGCCTTGCCGTTGGCCACCTCGTCGTGCGACTCGGTGTAGACCACCCGGCGGAACGCGTCACCGTCGTAGTTGAAGGTGAGCGCGTCGGCGATGGCGTCGATGCTGCGGTGCGCGTCGTCGTATTCCTGCAGGGCCTTGCGCACCGGGTGCACGAAGTTGGGGTCCCACTGCGCGTGGTAGCCCGCGCCGTCGTTGTCCAGGCCGGTGACCAGCGGGTTGGAGTGCATGTCCTCCGCGATGAGCAGCGCCCTGGGGAACTGGGCGCGGATGTCGCGGTTGATCCAGGACTGCAGGGTCCAGCCGTCGATGATGTCGAAGCCCGTGGCGTCCACGGAGCGCATGTACGGCGTCATGTCGTAGCGCAGCCCGTCGACGCGGTACTCGCGCAGCCACATCAGCGCGTTGTCGTGGATGAAGCGACGCACCTCGGCCCGGCCGTAATCCGGGCGGGTGTCGCCCCACGGGGTGCTGGAGCGGTGGTCGTTGTAGAAGTAGATACCGCCCTTGTCGTTCTCCTGCCACCCGTCGAACTGCCACAGGTCCAGGTCTGACGGGCCGAAGTGGTTGTAGACCACGTCCTGGATCACGGCCAGGCCCATGCGGTGCGCCTGCTTCACGAACTCGCGGTAGGCGCGGGGGCCGCCGTAGGTGGATTCGACGGCGAAGATGTGGGCGGGGTTGTAGCCCCAGGACAGGTCGCCGGCGAACTCGGCGATGGGCATGAGCTGGATGGCGTTGCAGCCCAGGTCCAGGACGTGCTGGAGCTTCTCGGCCATCATCGTGAAGCTGCCGGTGTCGTCGCTCTTGGTGAAGAACGAGCCGACGTGGGCCTCGTAGATGACGATCTCGTTGTGCGCCGGAGGCTCGAAGCTGTCGTCCTCCCAGTCGAAATCGAGGGGGTCGACGATGACGGTGTTGCCGACGGAGTTCGTCACCTCGCGGGCGTAGGGGTCGTTGCGGTGGAGTTCGAGGCTGCCGTTGGTCAGCAGGTACTTGTACTCCTGACCCGCCTCGGCGCCCTCGACGTAGCCGTACCAGTACCCCTCGTCGTTCTCCCTGGTGAGGGGATGTGCCGTGGTGTCCCAGCCGTTGAAGTCGCCGGTGACGCTGACGCTGTCGGCGTTCGGCGCCCACACCCGGAATCCGACGCCACCCTCGGCGACGATCGCGCCCATACCCTCTAGAACCACGATGGCCCCTTTCTGATCTCGCCTCAGAGTAGGGGATGTCTCCAAGCGTGCGCTGGGAGTGGAGGGTGGCTCAGAACAGCACGAGCAGCAACGCCCATGCCGACGCCACGATCTCGACGACGCCGATCTGCCCCGGCGAGCGACGCCGACGCGGCAGCCACCAGGCGCGCGCGATGAGGGCCGCTGCCCACATGGGCCAGCCCCAGCCGAGCCAGCCGACGATGGCCGCCGCCAGCACCAGCGCGCCGAGCGCCACGTGGTAGAACAGCGACCGCTTCGCCGAGCGGGGGTCGTTGCGCTCCCGGATGAGTGCCTTCACGTGCAGCACCGTGCCCACGAAGTAGGCCGTGATGGCCACCACGACGGCGACCTCGTCAGCCCGGACGAAGTCCACCCCCGCGGTGCTGCGCAGCACCGCCATCAGGCCGCAGGACGCGACGATCGTGAGCACCCCGGAGAGCACGGTGCGTTCCCGCTTGGAGGCCGCCAACCACAGCGCGCTACCGAGCAGGACGGCGTACAGCGGTGCCCACAGCAGCAGCGACCAGCCCCGGAACCACAAGGTGACAAGGCCCGCGACGACGGCGATGGCGCCGTAGACGGCCACGGCGGGGTAGTACGAGGGGCGGCGGCGCGGCGCGGCCTTCAGCGCCAGCGTGAGCGCGTGGTAGGCGAAGTAGCCGATCAGCCACGTGACGCCCAGCGCGGCGTCGCCACCGTCGAGGGGGCGGTAGGGGGCCACCAGGATCAGCCCGGCGAGGAACGGGACGATGATCATCGCCCAGGCGCCGTGCTGGTTGGTCATCCACCCCTTGGACGCTCCCTTGGCCATGACCCCAACCTATCGGCCGCCCCGCGGGGGACGAGCGACGGGGTGCCTACTCGGCCAGGCCGTACAGGCGGTCGCCGGCGTCGCCGAGGCCGGGCACGATGTAGCCGGCCTCGTTGAGGCGCTCGTCCAGCGAGGCGACCACGACGCGGCACGGCACCTGCAGGTCGCCCAGGAGGTGCTGCAGCTTCTCCACGCCCTCGGGCGCAGCGGTCAGGCAGATGGCGGTGATGTCGTCCGCCCCCCGGTCCACCAGGTACTGGATGGCGCCGCCGAGTGAGCCGCCGGTGGCGAGCATCGGGTCCAGTACGTAGCACTGCCGGCCCGACAGGTCCTGCGGGAGGCGCTCCGCGTAGGTCATGGGCTGCAGGGTCTTCTCGTCGCGGATCATGCCGAGGAAGCCCACCTCCGCGGTGGGCACCAGGCGCAGCATGCCGTCGAGCATGCCGAGCCCGGCGCGCAGGATGGGCACCACCAGGGGCGCCGGCTGCGCCAGCTTCACACCGGTGGTGGGGGCGACGGGCGTCTCGATCTGCACCTCATGGACGCGCACCCCGCGGGTCGCCTCGTAGGCGAGCAGGGTGACGAGTTCCTCCACGAGCAACCGGAAGACCGGCTGCGGCGTGTTCTTGTCCCGCAGGACCGTGAGCTTGTGATGGACGAGCGGGTGTTCGACGACGTGTAGTTCCACGGGACCAACCTTCGCACATCCGGGCACTTCCGCGTAGCGGGTTGGGCCCCCTGCTGTCTCATTCCGGGGAAGCGTGCAAGGATGGGCGAGGCACCTGGGTTCGTCGGAAGGAGTGGGTTGTGGACGTGTTCGATGAGGATGCGGAGCCGTTCGACTTGAAGAACGACGTCGAGGAAACAGACGACGCTGATCTGGACGATTTCGACGACGACGATGACGACCTCGAAGACGCCACCGAGGACGACATCGACCTTGTGGTCGCGCTCTACCGCGAAGACGGTAAGGCCACTGCGGTGCCCATGGACTACGACCTCGCCAACGACTTCGACGAGCTCATCCGTCAGCTGAGCCGCCTCCCAGGCGACTCGGGCGCC includes these proteins:
- the upp gene encoding uracil phosphoribosyltransferase, with product MELHVVEHPLVHHKLTVLRDKNTPQPVFRLLVEELVTLLAYEATRGVRVHEVQIETPVAPTTGVKLAQPAPLVVPILRAGLGMLDGMLRLVPTAEVGFLGMIRDEKTLQPMTYAERLPQDLSGRQCYVLDPMLATGGSLGGAIQYLVDRGADDITAICLTAAPEGVEKLQHLLGDLQVPCRVVVASLDERLNEAGYIVPGLGDAGDRLYGLAE
- a CDS encoding NADAR family protein, producing the protein MAILEPSSVASLRAALAAGAGFNLLLFHGHVPEQPGQVDNGCLSEHYPAPFESDGELFRTVEHYLAWRKATLFGDTHSAQRVLRAESPTTARAIGRTVRPFNDEVWKSHRFEVAVAANVAKFAADPQLADHLRSTGHAVLVNATPIDRVWGIGLSADDPAAQDPTRWPGLNIQGFALMEARRRLLS
- a CDS encoding alpha-amylase family glycosyl hydrolase, translated to MVLEGMGAIVAEGGVGFRVWAPNADSVSVTGDFNGWDTTAHPLTRENDEGYWYGYVEGAEAGQEYKYLLTNGSLELHRNDPYAREVTNSVGNTVIVDPLDFDWEDDSFEPPAHNEIVIYEAHVGSFFTKSDDTGSFTMMAEKLQHVLDLGCNAIQLMPIAEFAGDLSWGYNPAHIFAVESTYGGPRAYREFVKQAHRMGLAVIQDVVYNHFGPSDLDLWQFDGWQENDKGGIYFYNDHRSSTPWGDTRPDYGRAEVRRFIHDNALMWLREYRVDGLRYDMTPYMRSVDATGFDIIDGWTLQSWINRDIRAQFPRALLIAEDMHSNPLVTGLDNDGAGYHAQWDPNFVHPVRKALQEYDDAHRSIDAIADALTFNYDGDAFRRVVYTESHDEVANGKARVVAEVQPGDQQGWFAQKRSTLGAALVMTAPGIPMLFQGQEFLQGDWFRDDVPLDWHLKREHHGIVQLYADLITLRRNLFGESQGLQGQGINVFHRNDDAKVIAFQRWYDHGIGDDVVVVANFSGEVRDDYRIGLPSGGRWELKLNSDATLYSDDFGDHPSDDLHSNDEGQDGFGASATLTIAPYSVLIYSYAG
- a CDS encoding glycerophosphodiester phosphodiesterase, translated to MTAIWAHRGASAYAPENTLPAFELALKMGADGLELDVQRTADGQLVVVHDEAINRTSNGFGKVVDQTLEELRGADFSHGFPGRRNTKIPLLRDVLELVRGTDATVNLELKNSVELYPGLEDDVLAAVTDAGMLDQTLFSSFNHYSLANLRGRVSPEHLGLLFSDGLYEPWEYAKRFGAGNVHPHYLALRHPDFVWLCHEKGIKVNAWTVNNDEDALRLKRIGVDAIITNFPDRLGETVRRGYL
- a CDS encoding dihydrofolate reductase family protein; translated protein: MATLVFSMNQSLDGYVDHDKFAPGPTLFRRFIEEARTQTGSLYGRRVYELMRYWDDDRAEWDDAEREFAVAHRRQPKWVVSRSLKEVGPHASLVTGDLAEAVRRLKAEHDGEIAVAGPRLAQSLTELGLIDEYRTYLHPVVLGGGDPFFARPRPRLRLAAFEQVDDDVLRLSYVPAVA
- a CDS encoding 1,4-dihydroxy-2-naphthoyl-CoA synthase; translated protein: MSNPFRPELWTPVEGFEFTDITYHRAKDVPAVRIAFDRPEVRNAFRPHTVDELYQALEHARTSSDIGCVLLTGNGPSEKDGGWAFCSGGDQRIRGRAGYQYAEGETAESVDAAKLGRLHILECQRLIRFMPKVVIALVNGWAAGGGHSLHVVSDLTLASREHAKFKQTDADVGSFDAGYGSAYLARQVGQKFAREIFFLGDVHDAEDAHRMGMVNRVVPHAELEDVGLEWAAKICGKSPTAQRMLKYAFNAIDDGLVGQQIFAGETTRLAYMTDEAVEGRDSFLEKRRPDWSKFPYYY
- a CDS encoding YwiC-like family protein; protein product: MAKGASKGWMTNQHGAWAMIIVPFLAGLILVAPYRPLDGGDAALGVTWLIGYFAYHALTLALKAAPRRRPSYYPAVAVYGAIAVVAGLVTLWFRGWSLLLWAPLYAVLLGSALWLAASKRERTVLSGVLTIVASCGLMAVLRSTAGVDFVRADEVAVVVAITAYFVGTVLHVKALIRERNDPRSAKRSLFYHVALGALVLAAAIVGWLGWGWPMWAAALIARAWWLPRRRRSPGQIGVVEIVASAWALLLVLF